In Pseudomonadota bacterium, the genomic stretch GGGGTGGTACGCAGTGTTCGAATCGCGTGAGATCCGACCGCGTAGACCCCTGGCGGCGGTGCGCTTCGGCCTCGATGTGGTGGCCTGGCGAGACGAGCGGGGAGCGGTGGTGCTACAGGAAGATCGCTGTCCGCACCGCTCCGCGCGACTCAGCCTCGGCGAGGTGCGTGAGGGCGGCATCGTCTGCCCGTTCCACGCCTTCCGCTTCGGGCCCGACGGGACGTGTCGCCACATCCCCGAGCTCGGGCACGGCGCTGACGGGCTGCGCGTTCTCACCTTCCTGACGCGCGAGGAGAACGGTCTCGTCTGGGCATGGTGGGGGCCTCGCGCAAGCGCGGAGGGCACCTCTCCCCCCTGGTTCGAGAACATCGATCCGCGCGCGGCAACGCACGTGGTGCGCGACGAGTGGCCCACCCATTACACCCGCGCGGTGGAGAACCAGCTCGACTACGCCCATCTGCCCTATGTGCACCGAACCACCATCGGCCGCTTCGCGAAGGAGGGCGCGCCGCCCCCTCAGATGCGCCTGGAGGATGATCGCATACACTTTGCCCCTGGCGGCGGCGAGACCTACATCGAGTTTCGCTTTCCCAACCTGTGGCAGAACCGAATCAGCCCGACCTTCTCGCTCACGCTCTGCTTCGTGCCCGTCGACGCTGAGCGCACCGCCCTCATCCTGCGCACACACGTCTCCTCCGTCACGGCGCGTCTTCCTATTGTGGGCCGTGTCTTCCTGGGGCTGTCGGGGGTGCTCAACCGCATCATCCTCGACCAGGACCGCCGGGTCGTGCTCTCACAGCGCCCGCTCGACGCGATGCGCGCGAGCGATGAGGTGCTGGTTCGCAGCGACGCAGCGATCCGATTCTTCCGTGGCTGGATGAACGACCGCGCGTGGTCATTCGAGCGTTCAGAGGCTGCAGGAGAGGCCCCGACCCCCTCCGCGTAGGACGAGGCGGGCCTGCGCAGGGCTCGCATCCGAAGAGAGCCGCTCCTGGACGAGATGGGAAGTTCGTGCACCTGCCATGAGCAGCAGGGTTCTTTCACCTCAGGAGTGAATTCACCCCTATCCAAGACGAGGAGGAACACGGTGAGTCGGGCGTCTTCGAGGGGGGCATATGCGTTTGTTGACAAGCCCGATGGGGCATCTGTCACGCGCATTGCAAAGCGCGTGATCGTCCTCGATTCTGACACGGCGTCTGCCGGTGCGCTGGCCGATGCGGCGCGTGCACTGGGCTATGAGGTGACGGCCGTCGCTGCCTCCTACCGAGAGGCGCTCGAGTCGATCGTCACGCGCCGTCCGCAGGTCGCGCTCGTCGGCACCGATGCACACAGCTGCCACGCAGCCATCGACGCCGCGGCCGCGTTTCGCAGGGTGGTCGGGCTCCCCATCGTGTTCATCTCGTCGTGTGATGACGCGGAGACGATCGATCGGATGCGTCAGGCCCGTCCGCTGGGGG encodes the following:
- a CDS encoding aromatic ring-hydroxylating dioxygenase subunit alpha; this encodes MPSAPDTPRESGAMRLPPGWYAVFESREIRPRRPLAAVRFGLDVVAWRDERGAVVLQEDRCPHRSARLSLGEVREGGIVCPFHAFRFGPDGTCRHIPELGHGADGLRVLTFLTREENGLVWAWWGPRASAEGTSPPWFENIDPRAATHVVRDEWPTHYTRAVENQLDYAHLPYVHRTTIGRFAKEGAPPPQMRLEDDRIHFAPGGGETYIEFRFPNLWQNRISPTFSLTLCFVPVDAERTALILRTHVSSVTARLPIVGRVFLGLSGVLNRIILDQDRRVVLSQRPLDAMRASDEVLVRSDAAIRFFRGWMNDRAWSFERSEAAGEAPTPSA
- a CDS encoding PAS domain-containing protein — encoded protein: MSRASSRGAYAFVDKPDGASVTRIAKRVIVLDSDTASAGALADAARALGYEVTAVAASYREALESIVTRRPQVALVGTDAHSCHAAIDAAAAFRRVVGLPIVFISSCDDAETIDRMRQARPLGVLLHPLAPAQLRVTIETACEVPSRDIDSIGLPSRLEQVFDWAGLGAALLDSRGAVVDVNRTLEHMLDIDRGSDLRLESLSLPEMASRERRLFEQLVAGESQFYRFECRYRRVSGELGV